Proteins encoded together in one Mycobacterium simiae window:
- a CDS encoding AbiJ-related protein translates to MLAADATFIAIGDTVSLIPIILEGHPIHRVGCRPQRSCRGVATKRITQVTLRRIFDTINLSKVLLEGRLEEPDFLARIHDLDSMSSTASRYKSAAGDIWQHRVNNPQDWPDDSVGTDSRFGLQHGDDEFALRFLAEMLHPVVRPDEEEVAGLLKSFNEALARDGCELYAADWISGHAVYGWRRRDSFLDLRPNGLVGRVVTGVDDNGEIVTEEFEHSSGEVITEGTTFTDGYGENPTQRAQFIVSVIRIHLARQTCRHHRADVAALRDVLGEQVRWCPSCGAHLGPGAAT, encoded by the coding sequence ATGCTGGCCGCGGACGCGACTTTCATCGCGATCGGGGACACGGTCTCGCTGATCCCCATAATCCTTGAAGGGCACCCGATCCACCGGGTCGGGTGCCGGCCACAAAGGAGTTGTAGGGGCGTGGCGACGAAGCGCATCACCCAAGTGACGCTCCGCAGGATCTTCGACACCATCAACCTGTCGAAGGTGCTATTGGAGGGAAGGTTGGAAGAGCCCGACTTCTTGGCGCGCATCCACGACTTGGATTCAATGTCGAGCACTGCATCGAGGTACAAGTCCGCTGCGGGTGATATCTGGCAGCATCGCGTCAACAACCCTCAAGACTGGCCAGACGACTCGGTAGGTACCGACAGCCGCTTTGGGTTGCAACATGGCGACGACGAGTTCGCCCTGCGATTCCTCGCAGAGATGCTGCACCCCGTCGTGAGACCTGATGAAGAGGAAGTTGCCGGACTCCTTAAGTCATTCAACGAAGCACTGGCGAGAGACGGCTGCGAGCTCTACGCGGCTGATTGGATCAGTGGCCATGCCGTCTACGGATGGCGTCGTCGGGACTCCTTTCTCGACCTACGGCCCAACGGGCTCGTCGGACGTGTCGTCACCGGGGTCGATGACAACGGTGAGATCGTCACCGAGGAATTCGAGCACTCCAGCGGTGAAGTGATCACTGAAGGCACTACCTTCACCGATGGCTACGGCGAGAACCCCACGCAGCGGGCACAGTTCATCGTCAGCGTGATCCGAATTCATCTGGCCCGTCAAACCTGCCGTCACCACCGCGCCGACGTGGCGGCGCTTCGCGATGTCCTCGGTGAGCAGGTGCGGTGGTGCCCATCCTGCGGAGCCCACCTCGGTCCAGGAGCGGCCACATGA